In the genome of Dyadobacter fermentans DSM 18053, the window GAAATAGCATCAGGAAATCACTTCACCATAAAGGTCAAATTCCTCCGCCGACGTCACTTTTACCTGCGCATAATCGCCCAGGCGCACATATTGGCTCGCCAGAACGAGTACTTCGTTATCCACCTCGGGTGAATCGAATTCCGTGCGGCCGATGAAATAGCCGCCTTCCTTACGGTCGAACAGGACTTTGAATGTCTTCCCGATTTTTGCCTGGTTCAGCTCCGCCGAAATGCCTTGCTGCAATTCCATAATGGCATCGGCGCGCTCCTGTTTCACTTCCGCTTCCACATCGTCCTCCATCGAGAATGAATGCGTATTGTCCTCATGCGAGTACTGGAATGCCCCCAGGCGGTCGAAACGCATTTTTTCAACGAATTCGTAGGTCTCGTCAAACAATTCTTCCGTTTCGCCAGGGTGTCCGACGATCAGTGTCGTACGCAACGCGATATCAGGCACTTTGTCACGGATCGAATGGATGAGCGCTTCCGTTTTTTCGCGGGTAATGCCGCGGCGCATGAGTTTCAGCATTTCCGTCGAGCCCGATTGGAGCGGCATATCGAGGTATTTGGCAATGTTACTGCGCTCGTTCATCACATCCAGCACATCCATCGGGAACCCGGCCGGATAGGCATATTGCAGGCGAATCCACTCGATGCCCTCCACGTCGGAAAGGTTACGGAGCAGGTCGGAAAGATTGCGTTTTTTGTAAATATCCAGGCCGTAGTAAGTCAGGTCCTGGGCAATGAGAATAAGCTCTTTAGTTCCGCGTTTGGCAAGCGATTTCGCTTCTTTCACCAGATCTTCGATCGACCGTGACACGTGGCCTCCGCGCATGAGCGGGATGGCGCAGAACGAGCACGGGCGGTCGCAGCCTTCGGCGATTTTCAGGTAGGCATAATGCGCAGGCGTGGTGAGCAGGCGCTCGCCCACGAGCTCGTGTTTGTAGTCTGCTTTGAGGGTTTTGAGCAGGCGGGGCAGCTCGTTGGTCCCGAACCAGGCGTCTACGGTAGGTATTTCAACCGAAAGTTCATCCTTGTACCGGTGCGACAGGCAGCCTGTCACATACACTTTATCTACCATCCCTGCCGCTTTGGCATCGGCGTAGCGCAAAATGGTGTTGATAGATTCTTCCTTCGCATTGTCGATAAACCCGCAGGTATTGATCACGACAATCTGCGAATCATCCTTTTTGGATTCGTGGTCAACCGCAAACCCGTTGCCTTTGAGCTGCGTGTACAGCACCTCCGAGTCGACCAGGTTTTTGGAACAACCCAGCGTCACGATATTGACCTTATTCTTAACTATTCCTTTGGTTTTCATTGTAATGAGCTGTCAGCTATCGGCTTTAAGTGTTTTGGAGCGGCGTTCACATCAAAGTGACTGATAATGAACGGCCAAATGGGGTGCAAAGTTCGTAAAAAATCAGACAGGAAGTACTATCGAATGAAAGGAAATACCTTGTGCTTAAATTCTGACGGGATTTTTTTGAAGTACTCCTCGATGACCCATGCACCGGGCATTTTATCTGGCAGGATGAAATGATCCCCATTTGCCAGGTAATAGGTTTTGTACGTGATTGGCATTTTACCCTGTCGTCCTGTAACGAGCACCTTCACAATATCGCCATGCCGGAGTCGGAGTTTAGTTTCACCAAACGTCATTTCCAACTCATGTTCTTTGGGGAACGTCTCAATGCTAACCCCATCCACATATTTCCAGTGGTTGATATCCACCAATATGATGATCAGCGGAAAACTGAAAAACATCATACCGAAGGCTAATACAATGAATTTACCAATGATGTCACCGGACTCCAGAACAAAACGAACGAAGAAAGCAACTTTCAGGAAGAGGAGCCCCATGCCCCCAAACATACACATCAAAAAATTGTCGAATGTTGAGAAATAAGCCCATGGCTTTATCTGATATATCCTTTTCACCTTCAACGGCGAGTTGGCACCGATCGTATCCCGCGTATGGCGTAATAGCCGCCGGACGCCCCATGCAAAAGGCGCAAAGATCAGCAGAAAGATGACGATTGTTTCCATTTAAAAAGGGGTGTCTCTGAACAATCCCGTTCTAAGATACCCCTTTTTAATCTTTCCGGAAACAATAGCGCCCCGATCGGTGACTTAGGCCGATCAGCGGCTATTATCCTATTTTCTTAAACAACGAATCCACAAACTCTGCGCGGTCGAAGACTTGCAAATCGTCCATTTTTTCGCCTACGCCGATGTATTTCACCGGGATTTTGAATTCGTCGGAAATGCCGATCACGACGCCGCCTTTTGCCGTTCCGTCGAGCTTGGTGATGGCCAATGCGGTGATGTCGGTGACTTTGGTGAACTCGCGGGCCTGGATCACGGCGTTCTGGCCGGTGCTGCCGTCGAGTACGAGGAGTACTTCGTGCGGCGCGTCGGGCAGGATCTTTTGCATCACGCGCTTGATCTTCGACAGCTCGTTCATCAGGTTCACCTTCGTGTGCAGGCGGCCGGCCGTGTCGATGATGATCACGTCGGCATTGGATTCAACCCCTTTCTTGATCGCGTCATATGCGACGGCCGACGGGTCGGTGTTCATGCCGTGGTCGATTACCGGCACATTCACGCGCTGGCCCCAGAGTTTCAGCTGGTCCACGGCGGCGGCACGGAAAGTATCCGCCGCGCCAAGCACCACTTTGTGCCCGCGCTGGTGAAACTGGTGCGCCAGCTTGCCGATCGTCGTCGTTTTACCTACGCCATTTACACCTACCACCATCATCACGAATGGTTTCGGCAAATGCTCTGTTTCGAAGCTGTCGCGGATGTCCACCGACTTGTTTTCGGTGAGCAGCGCGGCGATTTCCTCGCGCAGGATGCTGTCCAGCTCGGCTGTTGACGCATATTTGTCCCTGGCGACGCGCTCTTCGATGCGTTTGATAACCTTCACGGTCGTTTCCACGCCCACATCGGAGCTTACCAGTATATCTTCCAGTTCATCGAGAACGTCCTCGTCGATGGTGGTTTTCCCTACGATCGCCCGCGAGAGCTTGCCAAAGAAGCTGTCTTTGGTTTTTTCGAGGCCTTTGTCTAACGTTTCTTTTTTCTCCTTTGAAAAAAAGCCAAATAAACCCATAGTGCTGATTACATTAATGGCCCAAAAATAAAACAAAAAAGTCCCGGAAAGGGACTTTTTAAAAACTCAATATCAAACCGAGGATAACCTTAGTTTTTCAATGCACCCTGAACGCCGTCCAGGGGAACGATCTCTTCTTTGAAGGTATAAGCT includes:
- the rimO gene encoding 30S ribosomal protein S12 methylthiotransferase RimO; protein product: MKTKGIVKNKVNIVTLGCSKNLVDSEVLYTQLKGNGFAVDHESKKDDSQIVVINTCGFIDNAKEESINTILRYADAKAAGMVDKVYVTGCLSHRYKDELSVEIPTVDAWFGTNELPRLLKTLKADYKHELVGERLLTTPAHYAYLKIAEGCDRPCSFCAIPLMRGGHVSRSIEDLVKEAKSLAKRGTKELILIAQDLTYYGLDIYKKRNLSDLLRNLSDVEGIEWIRLQYAYPAGFPMDVLDVMNERSNIAKYLDMPLQSGSTEMLKLMRRGITREKTEALIHSIRDKVPDIALRTTLIVGHPGETEELFDETYEFVEKMRFDRLGAFQYSHEDNTHSFSMEDDVEAEVKQERADAIMELQQGISAELNQAKIGKTFKVLFDRKEGGYFIGRTEFDSPEVDNEVLVLASQYVRLGDYAQVKVTSAEEFDLYGEVIS
- the ftsY gene encoding signal recognition particle-docking protein FtsY, which codes for MGLFGFFSKEKKETLDKGLEKTKDSFFGKLSRAIVGKTTIDEDVLDELEDILVSSDVGVETTVKVIKRIEERVARDKYASTAELDSILREEIAALLTENKSVDIRDSFETEHLPKPFVMMVVGVNGVGKTTTIGKLAHQFHQRGHKVVLGAADTFRAAAVDQLKLWGQRVNVPVIDHGMNTDPSAVAYDAIKKGVESNADVIIIDTAGRLHTKVNLMNELSKIKRVMQKILPDAPHEVLLVLDGSTGQNAVIQAREFTKVTDITALAITKLDGTAKGGVVIGISDEFKIPVKYIGVGEKMDDLQVFDRAEFVDSLFKKIG